The Neospora caninum Liverpool complete genome, chromosome X genome includes a region encoding these proteins:
- a CDS encoding putative helicase associated domain-containing protein, translating to MAASRSRPGETGSAFSSEFPFSRLSGRFLPPSALLENLALPLLFAVYTHQTVVLPGAGAGASGSRSFVFLPWLLLEANFGAARVPAPLPQAFSCAVCADRAEKRKKEEQRKPTGAQTGAARSSSGRGGWRAANEGDRRRGGSGGDQREERRRQDGPTREEETRGKDGRSFAATVAIRAAREAANSVERRLGFDSHRDAVRRRGDALKASVRAALQRRNPSLPLSPSSSVPQSSSPVTSSASSSASSSATSSSSPSSSPSSSPSVTSSFSTSPASASSSLYPFPFLSLSSAVSPTSFPRHVALPRVDASPQRILVALESRATAVAAAQELARLRGVALGTEVGLAVRFAFCSGEATRLLFTTHAKLLRHLLRDPLLLGCSILLVDVPLVRSSALDVLLGLLTKIAKRNPFLRLLLLLPDHAANPDTVQLLQAGFDARETIGLWRRHSRGAAQVADAAPELVNTEREEANEGDTDEEKEKEGESCVDSPQCLRGQDAVAARWKYAGGAPPSNVSSEPRKRRWDVRADGSCVFDTLELQRLHQLAYGNSVRVEFVAQPTSTPLPTSSVSASSLSAPLSSAVAALPASLSSSDSSSATVSSSSATVLGVPSSVAEASPASCGNTAEARERSGSGAAERGERKRRRKIGEDVDGERESNAGKTEGMQRRRDDEEGERHRDEANHGGAGEMERGASRKGKVGDVDLPRKQEDRARGRSEEEGSRGTHAEAQTRTESVETLSVSETSDDEEPVLSSQSSDSLPRDAESVEDSDSSLSSGDTEKAERKVKRDKKVKREKKVKREKKVKRQKKGRKKKRKRAREARRKAWISSGASFPREALTLSSSDDDDRGATSVSEDDCVLLDPSAFLPSGRLRCPRPPVPLALLPPVSSSTSSSSGSSSSSVSFSSTSFSASPEAPPGPADDAAAALPAAVEHATALQHGEDAQPASRRASKKGKRTVARRRAVKMQQRRLRALEGQLRAGEACVILADPRAWRHLREESVSLEARHPEDAQGDSDLDKSQETERVWGGSETQDQEDTERRRVIEFTTAGLHRRSVSDNASACSEGHETHDGSDEDKTPSHAAAGIHSTASLNEEKRHSSVGPTSSSSPSSSSSSLSSSSSSSLSSSSSSSSSSSSSSSSSSSSSSSSSSSSSSSSSSSLSSSSPSSSPSSSPSSSSSSSSSAVCSLPHSSPGSLAAAEARASAASVSGLEAKGHRGQGSRKLGSLVFPSCTHARRWLMPCVLSLEEPLFPVSIHYLRRSRGNLLDAMVHAVLALHHKEGNSVTGDFLLFLPSSAEVVVMQKSLQEAAEKLLSCDGTAVGIDIVRLADSDPCLPVLPSSLASSAYSSRRVFLTASLVPPPLPSVADVARLKNAEDLKDAVFPQITTVIDCMYTRRFMSHPSHPDLSVSAVVPVDKGSALLRANAAGHVRPGGACYRLLSREHLQGKASRSADSPEAGETGAVHACGRRDSRGGDVGTTRDVEDEMRDKRDTRQMDTVVFVEKMETLRAEQEGENGLLPPFPVPDLLLQPLLPTLLLLFSFGLQSLSNLPLLAPPLPATVRLALARLLALQAITRDEDVDGTQSEEREDGNASRKERRKKPNIAWRLTEPLGRMMGEITVRPQIVRLLYVSSSAPLSCSVECLIIAALLSLPSPFLSPAAVASPSASSSSASAALRRAKQRLRLVKQILGVVGGDLLTRYNAFQQWLIHREEPGTWAEDHCLDESVLARVPDVMAYLRKCMQAFNLPLVSCGGDGLRVQKAICAAFFLNCAFREKSGFYSLLTPANAAAKGLHVASTARDGRADLQRLPPPRLALHPSSVLANAPPPWLVFSSATRKRNEDGHAVFLMQDVTAIEPEYVRVSP from the exons ATGGCcgcgtcgcgttcgcgcccTGGGGAAACGGGGTCTGCCTTTTCCAGCGAATTTCCCTTTTCACGTCTCTCGGGGCGATTTCTGCCTCCATCGGCTCTCCTCGAGAACCTCGCTTTgcccctcctcttcgctgtctaTACACACCAGACGGTCGTTCTCCCCGGCGCAGGCGCGGGGGCGAGTGGCAGCCGCagtttcgtctttcttccctggcTTCTCCTCGAAGCGAACTTCGGGGCCGCGCGTGTGCCCGCACCCCTGCCGCAGGCTTTCTCCTGCGCAGTCTGTGCGGAtcgagcagagaaacggaaaaaggaagagcaaAGAAAACCGACCGGCGCACAGACAGGAGCCGCGCGGAGCAGCTCAGGCCGAGGCGGCTGGAGAGCTGCGAATGAAGGAGACCGCCGACGAGGCGGCTCGGGGGGCGAccaaagggaagagaggcgccggcaGGATGGACccacgcgagaggaggaaacgcgtggaAAAGATGGACGGTCCTTTGCTGCGACAGTGGCCATTCGCGCAGCCCGAGAAGCCGCAAACAGCGTAGAAAGACGCCTCGGATTCGACTCCCATCGAGACGCTGTTCGACGCCGTGGCGATGCCTTAAAGGCATCCGTGCGAGCTGCCTTGCAACGACGAAATCcctccttgcctctctcgccttcatcTTCCGTGCCccagtcttcttcccccgttacttcctctgcttcctcatctgcctcgtcttctgctacttcctcttcttccccttcctcttccccttcctcttccccttcggtTACTTCCTCCTTTTCTACCTCTCCTgcatctgcgtcttcctctttgtatccgtttccgtttttgtctctgtcttccgcgGTCTCTCCGACTTCTTTTCCGCGCCATGTGGCTCTGCCGCGGGTCGATGCCTCGCCGCAGCGGATCCTCGTCGCCCTGGAGAGTcgcgcgaccgcggtcgcggcggcgcaggagcTCGCGCGGTTGCGAGGGGTCGCTTTGGGGACCGAAGTCGGCCTGGCAgttcgcttcgccttctgctcggGCGAGGCCACGCGCCTGCTGTTCACAACGCATGCGAAGCTGCTGCGCCATCTCTTGCGAGACCCGCTTCTCCTCGGCTGCAGCAtcctcctcgtcgacgtTCCGCTAGTCCGGTCCTCGGCGCTGGACGTGCTCCTCGGTCTGCTGACGAAAATCGCGAAGCGCAATCCTTTTCTTCGactcctcctcctcctcccgGACCACGCGGCAAACCCGGACACCGTCCAGCTTCTCCAGGCCGGCttcgacgcgcgagagacaatCGGCCTGTGGCGGAGACactcgcgaggcgccgcgcaggTAGCCGACGCAGCGCCCGAACTGGTCAAcacggaaagggaggaagcaaacgagggggacacagacgaagagaaagagaaggaaggcgagagttGTGTGGATTCCCCACAATGCCTTCGAGGCCAGGACGCCGTTGCGGCACGGTGGAAGTACGCTGGTGGGGCGCCGCCCTCGAATGTCTCCTCGGagccgcgaaaaagacgctGGGACGTACGTGCCGATGGCTCGTGCGTCTTTGATACACTCGAGCTTCAACGCCTTCACCAGCTGGCGTACGGAAACAGTGTTCGTGTCGAATTCGTTGCTCAACCGACTTCGACGCCTCTCCCtacttcttctgtctccgcttcttctctatcagctcctctctcttctgcggtCGCTGCGCTTCcggcttcgctgtcttcgtctgactcttcttccgccactgtttcctcttcttccgccacTGTTTTGGGggttccttcttctgttgcTGAGGCGTCTCCAGCGAGCTGCGGAAATaccgcggaggcgagggagagaagcggctcGGGggccgcggagagaggagagagaaagaggaggcgaaagatTGGAGAAGAtgtggacggcgagagagaaagcaacgcagggaaaacggaagggatgcaaagaaggagagacgacgaggaaggcgagcggcaCAGAGATGAGGCGAACCATGGGGGAGCcggagagatggagagaggcgcgagcaGAAAGGGTAAAGTCGGCGACGTGGACTTGCCGCGGAAGCAGGAAGACCGAGCGAGGggacgaagcgaagaggaaggctcGAGAGGAACCCATGCCGAGGCGCAAACGCGAACGGAAAGTGTCGAGACACTTTCGGTTTCCGAAACGTCCGACGACGAGGAACCTGTACTTTCTTCTCAGAGCAGCGACAGCCTgccgcgagacgcagagagcgtgGAGGATTCCgactcctcgctttcctccggcgacacggagaaagccgagaggaaggtgaagagggataagaaggtgaagagggagaagaaggtgaagagggagaagaaggtgaagaggcagaagaaggggaggaaaaagaaacgcaaaagagcgagggaggcgagacgaaaagcgTGGATTTCTTCGGGCGCTTCGTTCCCCAGGGAAGCCCTCACGCTGTCGAGCAGCGACGATGACGACCGAGGGGCGACGTCTGTCTCCGAAGACGACTGCGTCTTACTTGACCCTTCTGCGTTTCTCCCCAGTGGCCGCCTGCGCTGTCCCCGACCCCCTGTACCTCTTGCGCTCCTCCCACCCGTGTCTTCTTctacttcctcttcctccggttcgtcctcctcgtctgtttctttctcttcgacttcgttctctgcttcgccggaAGCACCGCCGGGTCCCGCAGACGACGCGGCCGCAGCGTTGCCCGCTGCGGTCGAGCATGCGACGGCTCTGCAGCacggagaggacgcgcagcCGGCGAGTCGCCGAGCCAGCAAGAAGGGCAAGCGAACggtggcgaggcgacgagccGTGAAGAtgcagcagcggcgcctccgggCCCTCGAGGGACAGCTCCGAGCTGGCGAGGCCTGCGTGATTTTGGCGGACCCTCGCGCGTGGAGACACTTGCGCGAGGAGTCCGTGAGCCTGGAGGCGAGGCACCCGGAGGACGCGCAGGGTGACTCGGATCTCGACAAATctcaggagacagaacgcgtGTGGggagggagcgagacacaggaTCAAGAAGATacagagcggagacgcgtgaTTGAATTCACGACCGCAGGGCTGCATCGCCGGTCCGTCTCCGACAACGCCAGCGCGTGCAGTGAAGGACACGAAACGCACGACGGTTCCGACGAAGACAAAACACCTTCTCATGCGGCAGCCGGCATCCACAGCACAGCTTCGTtgaacgaggaaaagcgcCATTCTTCTGTGGGGCCaacctcgtcttcctcgccgtcttcctcgtcgtcttccttgtcgtcttcctcgtcgtcttccttgtcgtcttcctcgtcgtcttcctcgtcgtcttcctcgtcgtcttcctcgtcgtcttcctcttcgtcttcctcttcgtcttcctcgtcgtcttcctcgtcgtcttccttgtcgtcttcctcgccgtcgtcctcgccgtcttcctcgccgtcttcctcttcgtcttcctcgtcttctgccgtGTGTTCGCTCCCTCATTCCTCTCCTGGTTCTCTTGCAGCTGCTGAGGCTCGCGCTTCTGCGGCTTCTGTGTCGGGACTCGAGGCGAAAGGGCATCGAGGCCAGGGCTCTCGGAAACTTGGGTCTCTTGTTTTTCCGAGCTGCACGCATGCGAGGCGGTGGCTGATGCCCTGCGTGCTCTCCCTCGAAGAGCCGCTCTTCCCAGTCAGCATTCACTACCTGCGCAGAAGCCGCGGGAACCTCCTCGACGCCAtggtgcatgcag TTCTGGCCCTGCACcacaaagaaggaaacagtgTGACGGGggatttccttctctttcttccgtcgaGCGCCGAGGTGGTCGTGATGCAGAAGAGCCTGCAAGAAGCGGCTGAAAAGCTCCTCTCTTGCGACGGGACCGCGGTCGGCATCGACATTGTTCGACTCGCCGATTCAG ATCCTTGCCTCCCCGTCTtgccgtcttcgctcgcgtcttctgcctattcttctcgccgcgtgTTCTTAACCGCTTCACTTGTGCCGCCTCCCCTCCCGTCTGTGGCTGACGTGGCGCGCCTGAAAAATGCGGAAGACTTGAAGGACGCAGTCTTCCCTCAGATCACGACCGTCATTgactgtatgtacacccggcGGTTCATGAGCCACCCCAGCCATCCTGacctttccgtttctgccgTCGTTCCTGTCGACAAAGGCTCGGCCCTCTTGCGCGCGAACGCCGCAGGCCATGTGCGGCCTGGGGGCGCGTGCTACCGCCTGCTTTCACGAGAACACCTGCAGGGGAAGGCGTCGCGCTCAGCAGACAGTccagaagcgggagagacaggggccgtgcatgcatgcgggAGGCGCGACAGCAGAGGAGGAGATGTGGGGACGACAAGAGACGTCGAGGACGAAATGCGAGACAAGCGGGACACGAGGCAGATGGACACGGTGGTTTTTgtggagaagatggagaccCTGAGAGCGGAGCAGGAGGGCGAAAAtgggcttcttcctccgtttcccgtGCCcgatcttcttctccagccgCTGCTTCCGacacttcttcttctcttctcgttcgggCTCCAGTCGCTGTCGaatctgcctctcctcgccccgccgCTGCCGGCCACAGTGCGactcgccctcgcgcgcctcctggCCTTGCAAGCAATCACTCGGGACGAAGACGTGGACGGCACGcagagcgaagagcgagaagacgggaacgcGAGTCGCAAagaacgaaggaaaaaaccAAACATTGCGTGGAGACTCACGGAACCTCTCGGCAGAATGATGGGGGAAATCACCGTGCGGCCGCAGATCGTCCGGCTCCTTTACGTCAGCAGCAGCGCG ccTCTGAGCTGCTCCGTCGAGTGCCTGATCatcgccgctcttctctcgcttccctcgcccTTCCTGTCccccgccgccgtcgcctccccctctgcttcttcttcgtccgcttctgcggcgctgcgccgtgcgaagcagagactgcgTCTAGTGAAACAGATTCTCGGCGTTGTTGGTGGCGACCTTCTGACGCGCTACAACGCCTTCCAGCAGTGGCTTAtccacagagaagagccgggGACTTGGGCGGAGGACCACTGCCTCGACGAGAGCGTTCTCGCCAGAGTCCCCGACGTGATGGCATATTTGCgcaagtgcatgcaggcatTCAACCTGCCTTTG GTGagctgcggcggcgacggcctGCGCGTTCAGAAGGCGATCTgcgccgctttcttcctgaACTGCGCCTtccgagagaaaagtggaTTTTACTCGCTCCTAACTCCAGCGAATGCTGCCGCGAAAGGGCTCCACGTGGCGAG CACGGCACGCGACGGCCGCGCCGACCTCCAGCGTCTCCCACCCCCGCGCCTGGCTCTCCACCCTTCCTCGGTCCTGGCgaacgcgccgccgccgtggCTGGTTTTCTCCTCG gcgacgcggaagcgaaacgaagacggaCACGCAGTATTTCTCATGCAAGATGTCACGGCCATCGAGCCGGAGTACGTTCGGGTCTCGCCCTGA